ccagtagaCACAAATGGAAAAATCAAATTTAATCCacaaagaacacaaattcagattagaagccactgaaacactgactagagcaGAGTTATGAATACAGgatcccctttataagctcaaaaaaaattgtggaacccccccccacgctaattgtaattttagcctctgttaattgaaaaaattgtgtgtggcaaaatcacatctccaaatatctctttccataaaatgctccctgcagacagggaggtgttgctttcttttcttaatgcaaaggcccaatcaaaatggaatccctctacccccctgacagtctgaaggtgtacagtcctgtctcccaacatcagtgggtgacagtgttggactaagatccaggttcaaatccctactcaaccatgaagcccactgggtggccttgggccagacgTAGTCTCTCAACCTGACCTATCTGactgggttggtgtaaggataaaatggaaagtgggggagaaccatgtgcaccaccttgagcaacttggagggaaggtgggatataaatgcaataatagttaaataaatacatttcagctgcagtatgtggaccccagcctcagccaacctgctgagcttttaaataataataataatcagcaaTATAgtagtgatggggatgctagattgtgaacacaaaagggtggatagattgcaTTGAATTAAGCTTATtgggagtggtttaacaatcagtccctcttcccagggaactctgagagttgtaactctgtgagaggaataggggtctcataacaattctcagcatccttaacaaactacagtttccataactgtttgggggaggctatgactgttaaaatggtatcatagtgctttaaatgtaaggtgcagatgtgacctcacaaaaattcattccAGCGTTAGTTTTAGTGACAAGAACAAAACTAGACAGCTCTTTCTTTACTTGTAGGTACCTGAAAATGTAGACATGATCTCATTGGATGTACACTTTGATTAGAAGAGTTGTTCATTATTTTATTGGATTCTACAACAGCTGTATACTTGTACATAAGGGGATGCATTGTTGTGTAAAACGTTTCCAGTCAATATAGCAACATAATTTGTTGTAGAACACAGACATTGGACATTGTTTCCATTTAAGCATTGAGATTAAACAAGACTagttgctgggggaggggggaaacgtTACCCCCACATAAAATGTCTCCAGCCAAAGTGTTGTATTGACAGAGAATGACTTCTAAAGTTGAAAGAAATCTAAAACCTACCTGAAGttgtcatattttcatttttctaatgcaGTACATAAAACTATGCTAACGTTTAACCTCAATATCCATTGCATGTGACACCCAGGTCTTCCTAGACAGCTATACTTGACTGAGTAATTATTTTGAGAATGACTCAAGGCTAATTGCCCATCCACCTATTAATTTAAGGTATACACATATAATTTTCTCACCATCCCCTTTCTGCAAGTCCATATACCACCTACATCAatcttaaaattgctttttaaaaagtttggttATTGAATGTAAGTGTTCCTGTAACAATAAAATTTCTGTGCAAGCACATGTGTTTTCTTAAGAGACCTCAAGCTGCACTCCTATGCACACTTCCAtcatgggagtaagtctcactaaactcagtggggctttcttctgagtaggaagtattggattgtgctgtaaatgattCAAGACTGCTTCCCATTGTTGACTATAGCTTCACagcatatatatatttctgtttgttgctttcaaaactgtatatatatatatatatatatactagagagagagagatacacctATGTGTGATTGTCATGTATAACAATCTACACAAGGGTTTCACCTAATTCCATACAAGGAATTGCTTTCTATGTCGGAAATGGGCAGTGTATTAAGTATTCCTCCATTGCATGCACTTCTAAATGACTGAGTGACTATAAGACAAATAACTAGAGGTACAACTATATAACCTTCCTTTGACTGTTAGTGTTTTAATAACAAATCATCATGTGCTGTACATATAGAAAatataagagagagagaatagtttACATGATTCTTTATTAGGCCAACATCTTATCTAATAAAAGATATCTACTTAGTATCTACCAGATCTTCTTATTTGGCACTGCTACCTACTACCTTGGTGGTATCCCTGCCAGAGGCGGGCGGAGGCAGACAATTTCTACCTGAGATGACCTGCATGAACATGCAGACCATTCAGAGCTCACACTAGGCCATCAATTGTTTGTCCTGTGGATGTGAGGCTGAATTTGCCTTGATAATAAGTGAATTGTGGAAATCAGACGTACTATCGCAGAGACATGAGTCCTCAACTGGAACATTTGGAGGCATGGCTTTTTCCTAAAGACCAATGTGGAAATAATTCCGTATAACCCCCACCCCCCTAATTGCATTGACTGAATCACAGTTACAGATGCAAGTTTACAGcaaaattatatttatatcaAGCTATATAAACATATTCAATTTAAAATATACCAAAGACAgatataaaaaaaggaaattaaaaaggAATACAAGGTAGAGAGGGAACTGAGTTTGCTAATTCTCTCTGTATATATTATTTTTGGTTAGGCTCAGATAAAAATGATGGCTGCATCCACCCAATATTTCGTCACAGTATTCTTCTTTAGACAGAATGGATACAGAAGAACAAGAGATTCTTTGGTCATCATTTATAAGGAATTTTACACTATCTTCATTGGACATAAATTGGTAGCCCTCTAGGTTTTAATACACAGTCTTCCATTTGGGAATATTGTAATTGTTTCTTGGAGTACAATACTTTATGTGAACTTGTTCAGATGATTTGGAGAAGATAACCTTTCTGGGTGGAAGGCAATCATATTTGCTTTTGAGGCAAGCAGACAGGAATGGACTCGTGCCATTAATTGGCATTGCTACATCACAGCTAACCCTGGCAGACACAGTTTTTTAAAGCATCTCAGTAGTATCACCTTAGTGAAACTGACTCTTGAAGCCTACTGAAACCTTCAACGTAAAAATAGCTGGACAGTCTCTTTAGTGACCctgtcctccctctctcccttcctctgggCATGGCTATTACAGAGTTGTAGAAGTGATGCCAGAGGTAGATGAGAAAGAGGATCCCTTTCTAAACCGAGTCAGGACTTCTTTGCTGATTATACCTCGTGTGACCAAGATCTTGAGGAAGTTGTTCCGGAACTTCTGCCCTATGAAGGCATATATGATGGGGTTTATGCAGCTGTGAACATATCCCAGGATTTCAGTACTTGAAAGGGCTGTGCTAATGCTTTTACGACGGCCACAGTTGTCACCAATACTTCCAGTCCTCAGCAAGGTATCAGCAAACAGGGAGATATTATAGGGCAGCCAACAGATCAGGAAAACAAACACAACAGCCAAGATGACTTTCATTGCCTTCTTTTTTTGGCTGTTCTTGGTCTGGAAGAGCCTGTGGACTGTCACACCATAGCAGAACAGCATGATGACCAAAGGAAGAATGAAGCCAAACATTTGTGGCAGGATTCTCAGGATCACCCTTCTCTCAGATGTTTGATTCCCTCCAATATTCTCATAACAAACCATGCTGGTGGAGTTAGGTGGAAGGAAAACTTCACGGAAAAGGATCAcaggaagagaaaggaggaaggagaacACCCAGATGCCAACACAGACAAATTTGACCCAATTCCTCTTCTGAGTTACTGCCCGAGTTGCACAAACTATTGCCAGGTAGCGATCAATGCTGATAAAAGCCAACAGCAGGATGCCGCTGTAGAAGTTGACTTCCTTCAGGAGTGACATGATTTTGCACATGGGAGTGCCAAAGATCCATTCATGAGCTTTATATACAGCCCAGAATGGCAAGGTGAGTGCAAAGAGAAGATCAGCAATGGCTAGGTTCAGGAGATATACATCAGTGACAGAACGGTTTCCTTTGATGTAGCTGATCACCAGAACCACCAGGGAGTTGCCCACCAGGCTTAAAAGGCATGTCAGGCCATACAGGAATGCCACTATGTACTTGAACAGAGTTGACATATTCTCAGGTTTGCAGGGTTGTGCGGCTTCTACactgctggggttgatggtgtTGTAGTCATAATCACTGTTGTTATACATGAAGCCAAAAAGATCATCTCCAGATAGAGATAGGTCTCCCATCCTTGTGGTCTTGCTCTCGGCCTGTGTAGAATATGAAACCAAAACAGGCACAtgtacaagttcatttaaaccaAGGGGGTATATTTCAGTTATGCATGACATTTTGAATGTAGCTGTGtacacaccctacatttaaagcacatggttttccccaaagaatcctgggaactgtaattaacctctcagagctacagttcccagcacctttaacaaactacagttctcagtattctttgggagaaataatgtgttttaaatgtgctttaagtgtatggtgtgtttGCAGCCTAAACTTTTGGATgtgtcaggaaaaaaaatccttttgcaGTTCTCAAAATGcttaagcattttaaaaaagaagttaaaaCTGCAGCATCTTAAATTCTGATGTTGGAAGCAtatcaggctgcatacacaccatacatttaaatcacatttaaaacacataccctcctcaaagaatcctgagaactgtcgtttgttaaggatgccggatattgtcgctctgtgaggggtaaactacagttcccaggatccattGGGGGagaggaaatgtgctttaaaagtatggtatgTGCTCTCCTTCAGGCAATGTAATATAATCATCAAACAATATAGCTCAAATGAATAATCTAATGATTCAATTCCCTGCAACAATGCAAAGACTATTGTTAATCAGAGTAGCCCTTGTAATCTATATTATACCATACAATGTGCAGAGAACCCAGAGGTGACCAAAACAATTCACTTTGGGGTTGGGGGGGGATTCTCTCCAGACCAAACTCATTCAAGGAAAGATCACAGAATAAAAAGATCTTCTTAGGAATCTGGTGCTATTGGCTCTGCAGGCACATTTCTGAAGAACATCTCAGCCTTGCTGGTGGCACATGGTGGAATTGTTTGCCTTGATTAACTGAAAGGATGGGGCATGTGTATAGATCGTCTTCAGTTATACTAGATCATTTTAACTTGCATCAGGTGAGGACTAGCTCACTATCTGCGTTGTAGAgatgattatttttattgttatttctttAAATCGGGGATGGAaaactgtgatcctccagatattgttaaaaCTACCACTCCAGCATCCCTTAGGGCTAGCTGTATTGGCTGGGGCATTTGAAGAAGGTGCAGAGGAGAGCTATTGAGAGATGTAGACTGGAGATAAGGGGTGTGGACTTGGAAATGTCCCATGGGTGTGGtagagaggtctggagagccacatttggccctcagcctcaggttccccactcaTGCTGTATGAGAACATATGCCTGGCTGCCTTTTCCAACCAATTGTATTGATTTAATAAAACCAGCCGGGCTTTCTTCCATACAAGCGTGGAAATGTCTGACAACATAGATATACCTGTAGTATGTAAATTCTAGAGAGATCCCAGCTATGCAAGTTGAATGGCAAACCATTCTGCCTACTGAAAACAAAGACTGGGTTTACCTTCAATCCACAGAGGCCAAAAACTATTTAAGCAGagatgttatttaatttttagaAGTGTTTTTTGTTCCCAGTTGCTTTGTATCACATGATAAGCCTGCTTTTCAAAtatctgttttttgttttagttttagttctctttcatttctgttgtttattgtgtttattttttaaaaagaagtttgatAAACCACTGAAGAAGTgatcaggcctggtgccagctgGCTGGTTGGGGGCAGCTGCTGCTCCATGACCCGTGCTAGTGTCAGACTGTGGGGCCCAGTGACCCAATGCTGCTGCAGttcgcagagtgggagctcccaggcaatgCCCCCCCCCAGTACAGGCAGCACTGGCTTAAATAAGCCagccactccacctacctcctgCGTTGTCATTCCAGCACACTGCGTGCGcaatgcctaccatcaaccaagatggtggtgggatgtccctaagcagtttacacccccactgccatcttgggtaattGAAGGCGTGTACACAGAGCATGCTGACGCAGAAGGTAGATGGGGCGGGCAGCCCGTGCCACCTGCATTGCGAGGGGGGGTTGGGGGGAGTATTACACTGcagacctggggcaggctggtgcccaagggcccagtcatgcctgccaCCAGCCCTGGAAATGTGTttacattcatacacacacataaaTGCATGAAGGGCACATATAGATACTGGGCAGCcaaaaaataatatacaataaaGTTTGAGAATCTCTGCATTACAGGAATATTAGGCCAAtattgggtgcttccagatgacctgtttattgaacattcattggGATTTGTTTGCATGGAGATAAGGGCTACACACCataacatttaaaggacatttatttttcccaaagaatcctgggaactgtagtttgttaagggtgctggagattgtagctctgtgggtggtaaactacagttgccgtgattctttgggggaaataatataCTTTCAATATATTATGTTTACATGACCTAAGTCTCACTGGCTATTTAATTAGTAGTCATTCTGATtgttttgcagggaggttagatgatgttgcttcaaagctttccactgcattttccctttacaaaaagtcagatcttttggGAAAGTGAGTTTGTTGCACAAAGCCTTCCAATGAattataattgcacaacctgaatttgctggtatgtgattgaattgcACCCTAAAATAACaactgtctggaagtgcccattgTCTACTATGAGGACACCTCACTCACAACATTTTCCCTTTATAATACCGCCCAAGTGGGGAAACATATATCTGTGTACAACATGATATACCCTCCTGAtgtcttggactccagctcccatcaacctcagccagcatagccaatggtcaggtttGGTGGGAGCTGTAATCTACAACATTTGGACAGCACCCCTGCACAGCATCATGAAACAGATAAAAGTGTTTATTTTTCCATTATAACTTCTAAACATGTATAATAAGCTCTGCAAAACATACATGtgggctatttttttctttttctgtagaaAGGATATGTCAGTATAGGTAAAACTACACATGTGAAGTAGTCTTCACTTTACAACGCTGTGGGGAAATCTGTGTCAACAACTTCGTTGCTTTTGTTGTCTTTGTAAGAGGAAGTGTGAGCACACCTCTTTCCCAAGATATATGTCATGTTTGCCATGCAAGTCTCATTTCTAAGGTCTGCATTGATAATGCAGCTGTAAACTGAGGGCTGCCTCACACGCAATTTTTTCCCCTACAGTGACATACGCCCTCTGATTTAAAGTTGGTGAACAGCCGACGCTGGAGATATCACTCCTTTATCTATTTTCAAAATTCAGACGGACTCATTTATGTGCAAAGAAAAGTCAACAAATAGGTGATACTTCTCATTATTCTTAGCATTTGTATGATTTGTAAATTAGTGGTATGATGATGAGCTCAATGAAGATTTGGATATCCCGGTTCTAAAGCCCTGTTGTAACAAGCCAGGGAACACAATTTCTTTTGCTTGGGAACTTCCACTGAGATAGCACCTCCTGTGATTGGATGCTTCGTTGGACTGACGTTGTAAGCTCCCTTTTGCTCTGCTGGCTAGTCCAGTGGAATCCAGCATATCTGCTGCATAGCCAGGCATTCCATGAGGGAGCTGTATGTAACACATGCTGCATACCATGCTTGGTTAGGCatgctgcaaagaaaaaaaatgtgtggcATGTTGCAATGCCAATCTGTGTTGTGTAAATCACCAAGCCCTACGAAATGCATATGGAAACTCATGCAGAGGT
This DNA window, taken from Rhineura floridana isolate rRhiFlo1 chromosome 2, rRhiFlo1.hap2, whole genome shotgun sequence, encodes the following:
- the LOC133376671 gene encoding C-X-C chemokine receptor type 1-like, giving the protein MGDLSLSGDDLFGFMYNNSDYDYNTINPSSVEAAQPCKPENMSTLFKYIVAFLYGLTCLLSLVGNSLVVLVISYIKGNRSVTDVYLLNLAIADLLFALTLPFWAVYKAHEWIFGTPMCKIMSLLKEVNFYSGILLLAFISIDRYLAIVCATRAVTQKRNWVKFVCVGIWVFSFLLSLPVILFREVFLPPNSTSMVCYENIGGNQTSERRVILRILPQMFGFILPLVIMLFCYGVTVHRLFQTKNSQKKKAMKVILAVVFVFLICWLPYNISLFADTLLRTGSIGDNCGRRKSISTALSSTEILGYVHSCINPIIYAFIGQKFRNNFLKILVTRGIISKEVLTRFRKGSSFSSTSGITSTTL